A section of the Telopea speciosissima isolate NSW1024214 ecotype Mountain lineage chromosome 3, Tspe_v1, whole genome shotgun sequence genome encodes:
- the LOC122655955 gene encoding protein NUCLEAR FUSION DEFECTIVE 4-like isoform X1 codes for MNTRNKWVATVASIWIQCTSGSSYAFGIYSPVLKSSQNYDQSTLDFIAVFKDIGANVGLLSGLLYAAVAIPSSPSHSSSSSSSSSSPSSSYYGIGGPWVVHAAGAIQCFIGYFFMWLSVIGFIPRSPVPLMCFFMFLAAHAQTFFNTANVVTGVQNFPDYSGTIVGVMKGFLGLSGAILIQVYDTIFEGNPSSFLLMLALLPTIVPFILMSLVRIYHTNTGNDKKHLNDFSVIALVTAAYLMVIIILENIVSLKLWARILTFIVLLLLLASHLSIAIRAQLRDSQSLVQTSSLERTRDPVGYHEVPSDVDKKLITNDKKKILGEEDLNLLQAMRTGNFWMLFIAMACGMGSGLATVNNISQIGGSLGYSSVETSTLVSLWSIWNFLGRFVAGYVSDYFLHLRGWSRPLFMIITLASMSIGHVVIASGLPGALYAGSVLVGVCYGSQWSLMPTITSEIFGVRHMGTIFNTISIASPVGSYILSVRVVGYIYDKETSAGGSRCSGTHCFMLSFFIMASVTLMGSVVAFGLFLRTRKFYKLVICRRLQHFASHEEGI; via the exons ATGAACACCAGGAACAAATGGGTAGCAACCGTCGCAAGCATATGGATCCAGTGCACCAGTGGCTCCTCCTACGCCTTCGGTATTTATTCACCCGTCCTGAAATCCAGTCAGAATTACGACCAGTCCACCCTCGATTTCATTGCGGTCTTCAAAGATATTGGAGCTAACGTTGGTCTTCTCTCCGGCCTACTTTATGCCGCCGTCGCAATCCCTTCTTcaccttctcattcttcttcttcttcatcatcatcgtcatctccttcttcctcctattATGGGATTGGTGGGCCATGGGTTGTTCATGCGGCCGGAGCGATCCAGTGCTTTATTGGTTACTTCTTTATGTGGCTTTCGGTCATCGGATTCATTCCTCGCTCGCCTGTCCCGCTCATGTGCTTCTTCATGTTTCTTGCAGCTCATGCTCAGACCTTCTTCAACACTGCCAATGTCGTCACAGGTGTTCAAAACTTCCCTGATTATAGTGGCACCATCGTCGGCGTCATGAAG GGCTTTCTTGGTCTGAGTGGAGCAATACTAATTCAAGTTTATGACACAATATTTGAGGGAAATCCAAGCTCTTTTCTTCTCATGCTTGCACTGTTACCAACCATTGTCCCCTTCATACTCATGTCTCTTGTGAGAATCTATCATACCAACACAGGAAATGACAAGAAGCACTTGAATGATTTCTCAGTTATTGCTCTTGTTACTGCTGCTTATCTTATGGTCataattattttggaaaacatCGTAAGTCTCAAATTGTGGGCACGCATACTCACATTTATAGTCCTCCTCCTTTTGCTTGCCTCCCATCTTAGCATTGCAATCCGAGCCCAGTTGAGAGATAGCCAAAGTTTAGTGCAGACTTCATCACTTGAGAGGACCCGAGATCCTGTTGGTTATCATGAGGTTCCCAGTGATGTGGATAAAAAATTGATTACCAATGATAAGAAGAAAATTCTAGGGGAAGAAGACTTGAATCTCTTGCAAGCCATGCGCACAGGGAACTTCTGGATGCTGTTCATTGCCATGGCATGTGGTATGGGCTCGGGACTGGCCACTGTAAATAACATCAGCCAAATAGGAGGATCTCTTGGTTATAGTAGCGTGGAGACGAGTACTTTGGTTTCTCTGTGGAGCATCTGGAATTTTCTTGGCCGTTTTGTAGCTGGGTATGTATCTGATTATTTCCTGCATCTGAGAGGTTGGTCAAGGCCATTATTCATGATCATTACTCTAGCATCCATGAGCATTGGCCATGTAGTGATTGCCTCTGGGCTGCCTGGGGCTCTATATGCTGGCTCAGTATTGGTGGGTGTTTGTTATGGTTCACAGTGGTCATTGATGCCAACCATCACCTCAGAGATATTTGGTGTTCGGCATATGGGCACCATATTCAACACCATCTCCATTGCAAGTCCAGTTGGATCTTATATTCTATCTGTGAGGGTAGTTGGGTATATTTATGACAAAGAAACATCTGCTGGTGGGAGCAGATGCAGTGGAACTCACTGCTTTATGTTATCATTTTTCATTATGGCGTCGGTTACCCTTATGGGGTCTGTTGTTGCCTTCGGATTGTTCTTGAGGACAAGAAAGTTTTATAAACTGGTTATATGCAGAAGACTACAACATTTTGCAAGCCATGAGGAGGGAATTTGA
- the LOC122655956 gene encoding LOB domain-containing protein 27-like isoform X2 encodes MTVKGGTSQACAACKYQRRKCAADCPLAPYFPPHEPKTFQNAHRLFGVSNILKILKQLNPNQKNDAMGSIIFQSNMRDRFPVHGCYGIICQLRFQIEQVQQELLAVQAQLAFYQHHHHHHLSSSSPPHHSPSSQLQLGMSTSPPPPQSSNNTLSLFHHNLQPFNAAMPITGISLSPTTNGNNVTNNGYNTAVYMESKDNLLLIQNQNQNPYNSAPNSTISNNNSAVVAANQSPFLVSQGLSILQEPTEAPRDYDEIPPFFDTIDDRQSYIDSKEAYDSSSEDSLKGSTQPIEHVQENELKNAAACFRFATSVN; translated from the exons ATGACCGTGAAGGGCGGCACAAGCCAGGCGTGTGCTGCGTGCAAATACCAACGGAGGAAGTGCGCGGCCGATTGTCCTCTCGCACCATACTTCCCTCCTCATGAGCCCAAGACCTTTCAGAATGCACATAGACTGTTTGGTGTAAGTAACATCCTCAAAATACTGAAGCAATTGAACCCAAATCAAAAGAACGACGCTATGGGTTCCATCATTTTTCAATCCAACATGCGTGACAGATTCCCTGTCCATGGTTGCTATGGTATCATCTGCCAACTCAGGTTCCAGATTGAACAGGTCCAGCAAGAACTCCTTGCTGTTCAGGCTCAGCTTGCCTTCTATcaacaccaccatcatcaccacctatcttcttcctctcccccacaccattctccttcttcacaattacaattgggtatgtctacctctcctcctcctcctcaatcTTCCAACAATACTCTCTCACTCTTCCACCATAATCTTCAACCTTTCAATGCTGCTATGCCCATTACTGGAATCTCCCTTTCTCCCACCACCAATGGAAACAATGTCACTAATAATGGATACAACACAGCTGTTTACATGGAATCCAAAGACAACTTATTATTGattcagaatcagaatcagaatcctTATAACAGTGCCCCCAACAGTACTATCAGCAACAATAATTCAGCAGTGGTGGCAGCAAATCAATCTCCATTCCTTGTCTCACAAGGACTTTCCATCCTACAAGAACCAACCGAAGCTCCACGAGATTATGATGAAATTCCTCCATTTTTTGACACCATTGATGACAGGCAATCTTACATTGATTCCAAAGAAGCCTATGATTCCAG TTCAGAGGATTCATTAAAGGGTTCCACACAACCCATTGAGCATGTTCAAGAGAATGAACTGAAGAACGCAGCTGCATGTTTCAGGTTCGCCACCAGTGTCAATTGA
- the LOC122655956 gene encoding LOB domain-containing protein 27-like isoform X1 — protein sequence MTVKGGTSQACAACKYQRRKCAADCPLAPYFPPHEPKTFQNAHRLFGVSNILKILKQLNPNQKNDAMGSIIFQSNMRDRFPVHGCYGIICQLRFQIEQVQQELLAVQAQLAFYQHHHHHHLSSSSPPHHSPSSQLQLGMSTSPPPPQSSNNTLSLFHHNLQPFNAAMPITGISLSPTTNGNNVTNNGYNTAVYMESKDNLLLIQNQNQNPYNSAPNSTISNNNSAVVAANQSPFLVSQGLSILQEPTEAPRDYDEIPPFFDTIDDRQSYIDSKEAYDSSSSEDSLKGSTQPIEHVQENELKNAAACFRFATSVN from the exons ATGACCGTGAAGGGCGGCACAAGCCAGGCGTGTGCTGCGTGCAAATACCAACGGAGGAAGTGCGCGGCCGATTGTCCTCTCGCACCATACTTCCCTCCTCATGAGCCCAAGACCTTTCAGAATGCACATAGACTGTTTGGTGTAAGTAACATCCTCAAAATACTGAAGCAATTGAACCCAAATCAAAAGAACGACGCTATGGGTTCCATCATTTTTCAATCCAACATGCGTGACAGATTCCCTGTCCATGGTTGCTATGGTATCATCTGCCAACTCAGGTTCCAGATTGAACAGGTCCAGCAAGAACTCCTTGCTGTTCAGGCTCAGCTTGCCTTCTATcaacaccaccatcatcaccacctatcttcttcctctcccccacaccattctccttcttcacaattacaattgggtatgtctacctctcctcctcctcctcaatcTTCCAACAATACTCTCTCACTCTTCCACCATAATCTTCAACCTTTCAATGCTGCTATGCCCATTACTGGAATCTCCCTTTCTCCCACCACCAATGGAAACAATGTCACTAATAATGGATACAACACAGCTGTTTACATGGAATCCAAAGACAACTTATTATTGattcagaatcagaatcagaatcctTATAACAGTGCCCCCAACAGTACTATCAGCAACAATAATTCAGCAGTGGTGGCAGCAAATCAATCTCCATTCCTTGTCTCACAAGGACTTTCCATCCTACAAGAACCAACCGAAGCTCCACGAGATTATGATGAAATTCCTCCATTTTTTGACACCATTGATGACAGGCAATCTTACATTGATTCCAAAGAAGCCTATGATTCCAG CAGTTCAGAGGATTCATTAAAGGGTTCCACACAACCCATTGAGCATGTTCAAGAGAATGAACTGAAGAACGCAGCTGCATGTTTCAGGTTCGCCACCAGTGTCAATTGA